Proteins from a single region of Haloplanus sp. GDY1:
- a CDS encoding DUF7718 family protein: MTDADPRRNNPDTDYTDFVTYPDSQIRTEIGIQEGAVRWFRVQLEYNAASDPYLNYDWRQVAGFDHHPRTNWGHDITTERLHLDIYRNGRKEDVKHGFPEVTLNEAPRYCEQFLRTHADRYIGQFERWHDFR; encoded by the coding sequence ATGACAGACGCCGACCCCCGAAGAAACAACCCGGACACGGACTACACCGACTTCGTCACGTACCCAGACTCCCAGATCCGGACGGAGATCGGCATTCAGGAGGGGGCTGTCCGCTGGTTTCGCGTTCAACTCGAATATAATGCGGCTTCGGATCCGTACTTAAACTACGACTGGCGGCAGGTGGCGGGATTCGACCATCATCCACGGACTAACTGGGGGCACGACATTACCACCGAGCGACTACACCTCGACATATATCGCAATGGGCGGAAAGAGGACGTCAAGCATGGCTTCCCTGAGGTCACACTGAACGAAGCACCACGCTACTGCGAGCAGTTTCTACGAACCCATGCTGACCGCTATATCGGACAATTCGAGCGATGGCACGACTTCAGGTGA
- a CDS encoding SWIM zinc finger family protein → MSTDVSGSLERDLTTDRTDLEQRTRRALKQYLTVLDDIDEAAGADDLYVIISESGSQYCVDARDGSCTCPDAEHRDPEGGCKHVRRVAFAIGAEAIPTAADPDAVDDQLGAHVDGPVRWACEHGREFCAEAPVTREDAIRCSDCEIEAVATPAERVVADGGIIEAGDEGEILDEEDGRPDDCDCGDWNDGIGLPCWPCYREGFESPASAGEEGDR, encoded by the coding sequence ATGTCAACCGATGTTTCCGGGTCACTTGAACGTGACCTCACGACAGACCGTACCGACCTGGAGCAGCGCACGCGCCGCGCCCTCAAGCAGTACCTCACCGTCCTCGACGACATCGACGAGGCAGCCGGCGCCGACGACCTGTACGTCATCATTTCTGAGAGCGGCTCGCAGTACTGCGTCGATGCCCGTGACGGCAGTTGCACCTGTCCCGACGCGGAGCACCGCGATCCCGAGGGCGGCTGTAAGCACGTCCGTCGCGTGGCCTTCGCAATCGGCGCCGAAGCGATCCCCACGGCGGCCGACCCCGACGCGGTCGACGATCAGCTCGGCGCCCACGTCGACGGCCCCGTTCGGTGGGCGTGCGAACACGGCCGCGAGTTCTGTGCCGAGGCACCTGTCACTCGCGAAGACGCCATCCGGTGTTCGGACTGCGAGATCGAGGCCGTGGCCACGCCTGCCGAGCGCGTCGTCGCCGACGGCGGGATCATCGAGGCCGGCGACGAGGGCGAGATCCTCGACGAGGAGGACGGTCGTCCCGACGACTGCGACTGCGGCGACTGGAACGATGGGATTGGCCTGCCATGCTGGCCCTGCTACCGTGAGGGCTTCGAGTCGCCGGCCAGCGCCGGCGAGGAGGGCGACCGATGA
- a CDS encoding tyrosine-type recombinase/integrase, translating into MSGTARHSYRVRIAGTADGGSRIPDLTPREALERWLGKLRVDRAESTVSSYAYRLKLFVDWTEHEGIDSISDLTGWDIESYETHRRNQGIEPLTLKRELETLANFLEYCANIELVDDALPEKVTPPKVPRDAHVDESMLEPEVAEALLQHYRTHPEKRATRGHAVLEVAWHTGARLGALRGLDVDDYDAEEQYVAFHHRPRKETPLKNSTDGERLVGLPEAVCEILDEYLARERHEAFDDHNRRPLFASQLGRPTTNTLRIWMYLATVPCHYTECPHGRERETCEFVDYSKISQCPSSRSPHQVRTGSITWQRNRGVPVDVVSKRVNSSPSVIEEHYDKPSKFEEMEKRRRQHLDQLDLDADTDNGGADE; encoded by the coding sequence GTGAGCGGGACCGCGCGCCACAGCTACCGGGTCCGGATCGCCGGCACCGCCGACGGCGGGAGCCGCATCCCCGACCTGACGCCGCGGGAGGCCCTCGAACGGTGGCTCGGGAAGCTCCGCGTCGACCGCGCCGAGTCGACGGTCTCCTCGTACGCCTACCGGCTCAAACTGTTCGTCGACTGGACCGAACACGAGGGCATCGACTCGATCAGTGACCTGACCGGGTGGGATATCGAGTCCTACGAGACCCACCGGCGCAACCAGGGAATCGAGCCGCTGACGCTGAAGCGGGAACTGGAGACACTGGCGAACTTCCTCGAGTACTGTGCGAACATCGAACTCGTCGACGATGCGCTCCCGGAGAAGGTGACGCCGCCGAAGGTGCCTCGGGACGCCCACGTCGACGAGTCGATGCTGGAGCCCGAGGTCGCCGAGGCGCTCCTTCAGCACTACCGCACTCACCCCGAGAAGCGGGCGACCCGCGGCCACGCCGTCCTCGAAGTCGCGTGGCACACCGGCGCCCGCCTCGGCGCGCTGCGCGGCCTCGACGTCGACGACTACGACGCCGAGGAGCAGTACGTCGCCTTCCACCACCGGCCGCGGAAGGAAACACCGCTGAAGAACAGCACCGACGGGGAGCGCCTCGTCGGCCTCCCCGAGGCGGTGTGTGAGATCCTCGACGAGTACCTCGCTCGCGAGCGTCACGAGGCGTTCGACGACCACAACCGCCGGCCGCTGTTCGCGAGCCAACTCGGGCGGCCGACGACGAACACGCTCCGGATCTGGATGTACCTCGCGACGGTCCCGTGCCACTACACCGAGTGTCCGCACGGTCGGGAACGCGAGACGTGCGAGTTCGTCGACTACTCGAAGATCTCGCAGTGCCCCTCATCCCGGAGTCCCCACCAAGTGCGGACCGGCTCGATCACCTGGCAGCGCAACCGGGGCGTGCCGGTCGACGTCGTCTCGAAGCGGGTGAACAGCTCCCCAAGTGTCATCGAGGAACACTACGATAAGCCCTCGAAATTCGAGGAAATGGAGAAACGCCGGCGTCAGCACTTGGATCAGCTGGATCTGGATGCTGACACCGATAACGGAGGTGCTGACGAATGA